A portion of the Phacochoerus africanus isolate WHEZ1 chromosome 5, ROS_Pafr_v1, whole genome shotgun sequence genome contains these proteins:
- the TRIB2 gene encoding tribbles homolog 2 isoform X2, which yields MHSFVRTCKKLREEEAARLFYQIASAVAHCHDGGLVLRDLKLRKFIFKDEERTRVKLESLEDAYILRGDDDSLSDKHGCPAYVSPEILNTSGSYSGKAADVWSLGVMLYTMLVGRYPFHDIEPSSLFSKIRRGQFNIPETLSPKAKCLIRSILRREPSERLTSQEILDHPWFSTDFSVSNSGYGAKEASDQLVPDVNMEENLDPFFN from the exons ATGCATTCCTTCGTGCGCACCTGCAAGAAGCTGAGGGAAGAGGAGGCGGCCAGACTGTTCTACCAGATCGCCTCGGCGGTGGCCCACTGCCACGACGGGGGGCTGGTGCTGCGCGATCTCAAGCTGCGCAAGTTTATCTTTAAGGATGAAGAAAG GACTCGGGTCAAGCTGGAGAGCTTGGAAGATGCCTACATTCTACGAGGAGACGATGACTCCCTCTCTGACAAACACGGCTGCCCGGCGTACGTCAGCCCGGAGATCCTGAACACCAGCGGCAGCTACTCGGGCAAGGCGGCTGATGTGTGGAGCCTGGGCGTGATGCTGTACACCATGCTGGTCGGGCGGTACCCTTTCCATGACATTGAGCCCAGCTCCCTCTTCAGCAAGATCCGGCGCGGCCAGTTCAACATTCCAGAGACCCTGTCGCCCAAGGCCAAGTGCCTCATCCGAAGCATCCTGCGGCGGGAGCCCTCAGAGCGGCTGACCTCGCAGGAGATTCTGGACCATCCTTGGTTTTCTACAGATTTTAGCGTCTCGAATTCAGGATATGGTGCTAAGGAAGCGTCTGATCAGCTGGTGCCGGATGTCAACATGGAAGAGAACTTGGACCCTTTCTTTAACTGA